A genomic segment from Bradyrhizobium sp. ISRA430 encodes:
- the frr gene encoding ribosome recycling factor yields the protein MATGNFDINELKRRMQGATQSLKHELGGLRTGRASASMLDPVQVEAYGSHMPLNQLATVSVPEPRLISVQVWDKSMVKPVEKAIVDSNLGLSPATEGQVLRLRIPELNQERRKELVKVAHKYAEAAKVAVRHVRRDGLDVLKKLEKNHEMSEDDQKRHADEVQKATDGTIAEIDQLLAAKEKEILTV from the coding sequence ATGGCCACGGGTAATTTCGACATCAACGAATTGAAACGCCGCATGCAGGGCGCCACCCAATCCCTCAAGCACGAGCTTGGCGGCTTGCGCACAGGGCGCGCGTCGGCATCGATGCTGGACCCGGTCCAGGTCGAGGCCTACGGCAGCCACATGCCGCTCAACCAGCTCGCGACCGTCAGCGTGCCGGAGCCGCGGCTGATCTCGGTGCAGGTCTGGGACAAGTCGATGGTCAAGCCGGTCGAGAAGGCGATCGTCGATTCCAATCTCGGTCTGTCGCCGGCGACGGAAGGGCAGGTGCTGCGCCTGCGCATTCCCGAGCTCAACCAGGAGCGGCGCAAGGAGCTGGTCAAGGTCGCGCACAAATATGCCGAGGCCGCCAAGGTCGCGGTGCGCCACGTCCGCCGCGACGGCCTCGACGTTCTCAAGAAGCTCGAGAAGAATCACGAGATGTCGGAGGACGATCAAAAGCGTCACGCCGATGAGGTGCAGAAGGCGACCGACGGCACGATCGCCGAGATCGACCAACTCCTGGCTGCCAAGGAAAAAGAAATCCTCACCGTCTAA
- the pyrH gene encoding UMP kinase, with protein MTDPVYRRVVIKLSGEYLAGQQGFGIDQPTVDRVADDLIAARHLGAEVAVVIGGGNIVRGVEVSARGVSRPTGDTMGMLATVMNCLALEAAIERKGTPARTLSAFVMPEISELFTRTAAHKYLAEGRIVLLGGGTGNPFFTTDTTAVLRAAEIGAQAVLKATNVDGVYSADPKKDPAAKRFDRLTHSQAIEGGYKVMDATAFALARETSLPIIVFSIAEPGSIGAILRGVGHGTIVAG; from the coding sequence ATGACTGATCCGGTCTATCGTCGCGTGGTGATCAAGCTGTCCGGCGAATACCTCGCTGGACAGCAGGGGTTTGGCATCGATCAGCCGACCGTCGACCGGGTCGCCGATGATCTGATCGCCGCGCGCCATCTCGGTGCCGAGGTCGCGGTCGTGATCGGGGGCGGCAATATCGTCCGCGGCGTCGAGGTGTCCGCCCGGGGCGTGTCACGCCCGACCGGCGACACCATGGGCATGCTTGCCACCGTGATGAACTGCCTCGCGCTGGAAGCGGCGATCGAGCGCAAGGGAACGCCGGCGCGCACTCTCTCGGCGTTCGTCATGCCCGAGATTTCCGAACTGTTTACCCGCACTGCGGCGCACAAATATCTCGCCGAAGGCCGCATTGTGCTGCTTGGCGGCGGAACCGGCAATCCGTTCTTCACGACCGATACCACCGCAGTGCTGCGCGCTGCCGAGATCGGCGCGCAGGCGGTTTTGAAGGCGACCAATGTCGACGGCGTCTACTCGGCCGATCCGAAGAAGGACCCGGCCGCCAAACGATTCGACCGCCTGACCCATTCGCAGGCGATCGAGGGCGGCTACAAGGTGATGGATGCGACCGCCTTCGCGCTTGCCCGCGAGACGTCGCTGCCTATCATCGTGTTCTCGATCGCCGAGCCCGGTTCGATCGGCGCCATTCTGCGCGGCGTCGGCCACGGCACGATCGTCGCCGGCTGA
- the fabZ gene encoding 3-hydroxyacyl-ACP dehydratase FabZ — protein MEEAPVRFELVDINMILQTLPHRFPMLLIDRVINIRTDYSGIGIKNVTFNEPAFQGHFPERPVYPGVMMIEAMAQTAGVIGIKSVEGTEKPRAVYFLTIDKCKFRKPVLPGDTIEYHMRSLGRRKAMWWFHGDAKVNGQVVAEADVGAMLTD, from the coding sequence ATGGAGGAGGCACCGGTCAGGTTCGAGCTCGTGGACATCAACATGATTCTACAGACGCTCCCGCACCGCTTTCCGATGCTGCTGATCGACCGGGTGATCAACATCCGCACCGATTACAGCGGCATCGGTATTAAGAACGTCACCTTCAACGAGCCGGCCTTCCAAGGGCATTTCCCGGAGCGTCCGGTCTATCCCGGCGTCATGATGATCGAGGCGATGGCGCAGACTGCGGGCGTGATCGGCATCAAGTCGGTCGAGGGCACGGAGAAGCCGCGGGCGGTGTATTTCCTCACCATCGACAAGTGCAAGTTCCGCAAACCCGTGCTGCCCGGCGATACCATTGAGTACCACATGCGTTCGCTCGGACGCCGCAAGGCGATGTGGTGGTTTCACGGTGACGCCAAGGTCAACGGTCAGGTCGTCGCGGAAGCCGATGTCGGCGCCATGCTGACGGACTGA
- the rseP gene encoding RIP metalloprotease RseP yields MSDFFLHGFNTLSHGLLGYAVPFLFVLTIVVFFHELGHFLVARWAGVRVLTFSLGFGPELVGFNDRHGTRWKISAVPLGGYVKFFGDESEASTPSAATLEAMTPEERAGSFHHKKVGPRAAIVAAGPIANFILGALIFAGMALYYGKPSTIARVDGVVADGVAAAAGFKVGDVVVQIDGKPIESFSDMQRIVAMNAGSALVFQVKRDGAVVTLDATPALQERKDPFGNKHRIGVLGVEHKSQAGEVSTTPVGYAEALKIGVEQVWFIISSTFKFLGSLFVGTGNPGEVSGVIGIAKMSGQAASAGFQFVINLCAVLSVSIGLLNLFPIPLLDGGHLLFYAAEVVRGRPLSERTQEMGFRIGLGLVLMLMVFATYNDILRMAAS; encoded by the coding sequence ATGTCTGACTTTTTCCTGCATGGTTTCAATACGTTGAGCCACGGGCTCCTCGGCTACGCGGTCCCCTTCCTCTTCGTCTTGACCATCGTCGTGTTCTTCCATGAGCTCGGCCATTTCCTGGTCGCGCGCTGGGCGGGCGTTCGCGTGTTGACCTTTTCGCTCGGTTTCGGTCCTGAGTTGGTCGGCTTCAACGACCGCCACGGCACGCGCTGGAAGATCTCCGCGGTCCCGCTCGGCGGCTACGTCAAGTTCTTCGGCGACGAGAGCGAAGCCTCGACGCCGTCCGCCGCAACGCTCGAGGCCATGACCCCCGAGGAACGCGCCGGCAGCTTCCATCACAAGAAGGTCGGTCCGCGTGCGGCCATCGTCGCAGCCGGGCCGATCGCCAATTTCATCCTGGGCGCCCTGATTTTCGCGGGCATGGCCCTGTATTACGGCAAGCCGAGCACGATCGCGCGTGTGGACGGCGTCGTGGCCGATGGCGTGGCCGCGGCGGCTGGTTTCAAGGTCGGCGACGTCGTCGTCCAGATCGATGGCAAGCCGATCGAGAGCTTTTCCGACATGCAGCGGATCGTCGCAATGAATGCGGGGTCTGCGCTCGTTTTCCAGGTCAAGCGGGACGGGGCCGTCGTGACGCTCGACGCGACGCCGGCGCTCCAGGAGCGTAAGGATCCGTTCGGTAACAAGCATCGCATCGGGGTGCTCGGCGTCGAGCACAAGTCGCAGGCCGGTGAGGTCTCGACCACGCCCGTCGGCTATGCCGAGGCTCTCAAGATCGGCGTCGAGCAGGTCTGGTTCATCATCTCCAGCACGTTCAAATTCCTGGGCTCGCTGTTCGTGGGGACCGGCAATCCGGGCGAGGTGAGCGGCGTCATCGGCATCGCGAAGATGTCGGGACAGGCGGCCAGCGCCGGGTTCCAATTTGTCATCAACCTCTGTGCGGTGCTGTCGGTCTCGATCGGCCTCTTGAACCTGTTCCCGATCCCACTGCTCGATGGCGGCCACCTTTTGTTCTATGCGGCGGAGGTGGTGCGCGGGCGGCCGCTGTCGGAACGGACACAGGAGATGGGGTTCCGAATCGGGCTCGGACTTGTACTGATGTTGATGGTGTTTGCGACCTACAACGACATCCTGCGGATGGCGGCTTCCTGA
- a CDS encoding isoprenyl transferase produces the protein MSNAAAPVTKGPDRSEAPAHVAIIMDGNGRWAAARGLPRAEGHRRGVEALRRVVRASHELGIRYLTIFSFSSENWSRPASEIGDLFGLLRRFIRNDLATLHRDGVKVRIIGEREGLEGDICALLNEAEELTRNNTRLTLVVAFNYGSRQEIAKAAQKLAREVAEGRRDPASIDAETLGAHLDAPDIPDPDLIIRTSGEQRLSNFLMWQAAYSELVFVPIHWPDFDKAALEGAIAEFARRERRFGGLVAKTAS, from the coding sequence ATGTCCAACGCCGCCGCGCCCGTTACGAAAGGACCCGATCGGTCAGAGGCGCCTGCGCATGTCGCCATCATCATGGATGGCAACGGGCGCTGGGCGGCTGCGCGCGGCCTGCCGCGGGCCGAAGGCCATCGCCGCGGCGTCGAGGCGTTACGCCGGGTCGTGCGTGCGTCGCACGAGCTCGGCATTCGTTACCTCACGATCTTCTCCTTCAGCTCGGAAAACTGGTCGCGCCCGGCAAGCGAGATCGGCGATCTGTTCGGCCTGCTGCGGCGTTTCATCCGCAACGATCTCGCGACCCTGCACCGCGATGGTGTCAAGGTGCGCATCATCGGCGAGCGGGAAGGCCTGGAGGGCGATATCTGCGCGCTCCTGAACGAGGCCGAGGAGCTGACGCGCAACAACACGCGCCTCACGCTCGTCGTCGCGTTCAATTACGGTTCGCGGCAGGAAATAGCGAAGGCTGCGCAAAAGCTCGCGCGCGAAGTCGCGGAGGGCCGGCGCGATCCGGCCTCGATCGACGCCGAGACGCTCGGTGCCCATCTGGATGCGCCCGACATTCCCGATCCCGACCTCATCATCCGCACGAGCGGCGAGCAGCGCCTGTCCAATTTCCTGATGTGGCAGGCCGCCTATAGCGAGCTCGTTTTCGTGCCGATCCACTGGCCCGACTTCGACAAGGCGGCGCTCGAAGGCGCGATCGCGGAATTTGCCAGGCGCGAGCGCCGTTTCGGCGGTCTGGTCGCGAAAACCGCCTCGTGA
- the lpxA gene encoding acyl-ACP--UDP-N-acetylglucosamine O-acyltransferase, which yields MSKIDPTARVEDGAVIGEGTEIGPYCMIGRHVVIGANCKLIGQVTVIGHTSIGDDCVISPFAVLGGAPQDLSYKGEPTKLEIGSGCIIREGATMNVGTVKGGGLTRVGNGGYFMNNSHVGHDCMVGNNVIFATSATLGGHCEIGDSVYIGGLSAVHQFTRIGAQVMVGGLSGVRDDIIPFGLANGQYAVLEGLNLIGMKRRKFTKQRLATVRTFYQRLFHGPGMFAERLEAVQPLAGEDPAIAEILGFIGKGKRPLCLPTIAK from the coding sequence ATGAGTAAGATTGATCCCACCGCGCGGGTGGAAGACGGCGCTGTGATCGGCGAGGGCACCGAGATCGGGCCCTATTGCATGATCGGCCGGCATGTCGTGATCGGAGCGAACTGCAAGCTGATCGGGCAGGTCACCGTCATCGGCCACACCTCGATCGGGGACGACTGCGTGATCTCGCCGTTTGCCGTACTCGGCGGTGCGCCGCAGGATCTCAGCTACAAGGGCGAGCCGACGAAACTCGAGATCGGCTCCGGCTGCATCATCCGTGAAGGCGCGACGATGAACGTCGGCACCGTCAAGGGGGGCGGCCTGACGCGCGTCGGCAACGGCGGCTACTTCATGAACAACAGCCATGTCGGCCATGACTGCATGGTCGGCAACAACGTCATCTTCGCGACCTCGGCGACGCTCGGCGGCCACTGCGAGATCGGCGACTCCGTCTATATCGGCGGCCTGTCCGCGGTGCATCAGTTCACGCGCATCGGCGCGCAAGTGATGGTCGGCGGCCTCTCGGGCGTCCGTGACGACATCATTCCGTTCGGGCTCGCCAATGGCCAGTACGCGGTGCTGGAGGGCCTCAACCTCATCGGCATGAAGCGGCGCAAGTTCACCAAGCAGCGGCTCGCGACCGTGCGCACGTTCTACCAACGACTGTTCCACGGGCCCGGCATGTTCGCCGAGCGGCTCGAAGCGGTGCAGCCGCTCGCCGGCGAAGATCCGGCGATCGCCGAGATCCTCGGCTTCATCGGCAAGGGCAAGCGCCCGCTCTGTCTTCCCACCATTGCGAAGTGA
- the bamA gene encoding outer membrane protein assembly factor BamA, protein MKFGLRLRGGLLATLIMFGAPVVAPVGAVLVSSSALAQTVQSISVEGNRRVEVETIRSYFKPGPGGRLDQAAIDDGLKALIETGLFQDVKINRGAGGHLIVSVVENPVIGRIAFEGNKKIKDEQLTAEVQSKARGTFSRAMVQSDTLRIAEIYRRSGRYDVRVTPEIIEQPNNRVDLIFTIDEGAKTSVKSIEFVGNTAFSSYRLRDVIKTHETNLLSWLGSNDIYDPDRVEADRDLIRRFYLKHGFADVQVVAALTEYDPERKGFLVTFKIEEGQQYRVGTVDFRSSIPNFDASSMRNYSRVSVGSLYNVESVEKSVEEMQIEASRRGYAFAVVRPGGDRNFEAHTVSVVFNIDEGPRTYIERINIRGNTRTRDYVIRREFDISEGDAYNRALVDRAERRLKNLDFFKSVKITTEPGSSSDRVVLIVDLEEKSTGDFSISGGYSTTDGALAEVSISERNLLGRGLFAKAAVTYGQYARGYSLSFVEPYLLDYRVALGLDLYQRTQLANSFISYGTKTLGFSPRLGFSLREDLALQVRYSVYQQEITLPSYLANCNNVQFLADGSPNPAFNPSPAFANANGISLASTNGLGCYSDGEASLPVRKELAGGKTLTSALGYTLSYNTLDNNKNPTDGLLVDFRQDFAGVGGDVTYLKSAVDAKYYQSLVSDLVGLVHLQGGVLTKIGNNEIRMLDHFQMGPNLVRGFAPNGIGPRDLNPYGTQDAIGGTKYWGASLELQMPFWFLPKEVGLKGAVYADAGGLYDYQGPTTWLATNEVTTTRNSNCIPSTINPTATPGTCTGLVYDDSKVIRSSVGVGLIWASPFGPLRFDYAVPLTKGKYDRTQEFRFGGGTSF, encoded by the coding sequence ATGAAGTTTGGACTGCGACTCCGGGGGGGCCTGCTCGCAACCCTGATCATGTTCGGCGCGCCGGTGGTTGCCCCGGTTGGGGCTGTTTTGGTGTCTTCGTCTGCGCTTGCCCAGACCGTCCAGTCGATTTCCGTCGAAGGAAATCGCCGGGTCGAGGTGGAGACGATCCGCTCCTATTTCAAGCCGGGCCCGGGCGGCCGCCTGGATCAGGCGGCGATCGATGACGGCCTGAAGGCGCTGATCGAGACCGGCCTGTTCCAGGACGTGAAGATCAACCGCGGCGCCGGCGGCCACCTCATCGTTTCGGTGGTCGAAAACCCCGTGATCGGCCGCATTGCCTTCGAGGGCAACAAGAAGATCAAGGACGAGCAGCTCACCGCCGAGGTCCAGTCCAAGGCGCGCGGTACGTTCTCCCGCGCCATGGTGCAGTCCGACACGCTGCGAATCGCCGAAATCTATCGCCGCTCGGGCCGCTACGACGTGCGCGTCACGCCCGAGATCATCGAGCAGCCGAACAATCGCGTCGACCTCATCTTCACGATCGACGAGGGTGCGAAGACTTCGGTCAAGTCGATCGAGTTCGTCGGCAACACCGCCTTTTCGTCCTATCGCTTGCGGGACGTCATCAAGACCCACGAAACGAATCTGCTGAGCTGGCTCGGCAGCAACGACATCTACGATCCGGATCGCGTCGAGGCCGACCGCGACCTGATTCGCCGCTTCTACCTGAAGCACGGTTTCGCCGACGTGCAGGTCGTCGCCGCGCTCACCGAATACGATCCGGAGAGGAAGGGCTTCCTCGTCACCTTCAAGATCGAGGAAGGCCAGCAGTACCGCGTCGGCACCGTCGATTTCCGCTCCAGCATTCCCAATTTCGATGCGAGCTCGATGCGTAACTATTCGCGCGTCAGTGTCGGCTCGCTCTATAACGTCGAATCGGTCGAGAAGTCGGTCGAGGAGATGCAGATCGAGGCCTCCCGGCGCGGCTACGCCTTCGCGGTGGTGCGTCCCGGCGGCGACCGCAATTTCGAGGCGCACACCGTCTCCGTCGTGTTCAACATCGACGAGGGACCGCGCACTTACATCGAGCGGATCAACATCCGCGGCAACACGCGTACGCGCGACTACGTGATCCGGCGCGAGTTCGACATCTCCGAGGGTGATGCCTACAACCGCGCGCTGGTCGATCGTGCCGAGCGCCGCCTGAAGAACCTCGACTTCTTCAAGAGCGTCAAGATCACCACGGAGCCGGGCTCCTCCAGCGACCGCGTGGTCCTGATCGTCGATCTCGAGGAGAAGTCGACCGGTGACTTCTCGATATCGGGCGGTTACTCCACGACCGACGGCGCGCTGGCCGAAGTCTCGATCTCCGAGCGCAACCTGCTGGGGCGCGGTCTGTTCGCCAAGGCGGCGGTGACCTACGGCCAGTATGCGCGTGGCTACTCGCTGTCGTTCGTCGAGCCATATCTGCTCGATTACCGCGTTGCGCTGGGTCTCGACCTCTATCAGCGCACCCAGCTTGCCAACAGCTTCATCTCCTACGGCACCAAGACGCTCGGCTTCAGCCCGCGCCTCGGCTTCAGCCTGCGGGAAGATCTGGCGCTCCAGGTGCGCTATTCGGTCTACCAGCAGGAAATCACGCTTCCGTCCTATCTGGCGAACTGTAACAACGTGCAGTTCCTGGCTGATGGCAGCCCAAATCCGGCCTTCAACCCGAGCCCTGCCTTTGCCAATGCCAACGGTATCAGCCTTGCCTCGACCAACGGTCTTGGCTGCTACAGCGACGGCGAAGCCTCGCTGCCGGTGCGCAAGGAGCTCGCAGGTGGCAAGACGCTGACCTCGGCGCTCGGTTACACGCTGAGCTACAACACGCTGGACAACAACAAGAACCCGACCGACGGTCTGCTCGTCGACTTCCGCCAGGACTTCGCAGGCGTCGGCGGCGACGTCACCTACCTGAAGTCCGCCGTCGATGCGAAGTACTACCAGTCGCTGGTGTCGGATCTCGTCGGCCTCGTCCACCTCCAGGGCGGCGTGTTGACCAAGATCGGCAACAATGAGATCCGCATGCTGGATCACTTCCAGATGGGACCGAATCTGGTCCGCGGCTTTGCTCCGAACGGCATCGGCCCGCGTGACCTCAATCCCTACGGCACGCAGGACGCAATCGGCGGCACCAAATATTGGGGTGCTTCGCTTGAATTGCAGATGCCGTTCTGGTTCCTGCCCAAGGAAGTGGGTCTGAAGGGTGCGGTCTACGCCGATGCCGGCGGCCTCTACGACTACCAGGGCCCGACGACGTGGCTGGCGACTAACGAAGTCACCACGACAAGGAACTCGAACTGTATCCCGTCGACCATCAATCCGACCGCGACGCCGGGAACTTGCACGGGCCTCGTGTACGACGACAGCAAGGTCATCCGCTCGTCGGTCGGTGTGGGCTTGATCTGGGCCTCGCCGTTCGGTCCGCTCCGCTTCGACTACGCGGTGCCTCTCACCAAGGGCAAGTACGACCGTACGCAGGAGTTCAGGTTCGGCGGCGGCACCTCGTTCTAG
- the lpxD gene encoding UDP-3-O-(3-hydroxymyristoyl)glucosamine N-acyltransferase has translation MAQPTFFRKPPASALADVAALAKAQLVDPSRGGHIIRGLASLDEAGPMHLAFFDNLKYADQLKATKAGACLVSPRFEAEVPAHVAVLRVGQPFRAFVRIAWEWHGDALRPQSSVGNDGISPSAIIDPTARLEDGVVVDPLAVIGPEVEIGSGTVIGVGAVIGPGVKIGRDCDVGARTVIQCALIGNNVLIHPGCSIGQDGYGFVFFGPEGHLKVPQTGRVLIQNDIEIGAGTTIDRGSLRDTVIGEGTKIDNQVQIGHNVTIGRHCLLAAQIGLAGSLTIGDNVALGAKVGINNHLKIGDGAQVTAMSGVKDDIPAGGRWGGFFAKPTKQWFKEIIAVERLVHDSKADRKDEGQA, from the coding sequence ATGGCGCAGCCGACCTTCTTCAGGAAACCGCCTGCCTCAGCGCTGGCTGATGTTGCCGCGCTGGCGAAGGCGCAACTGGTCGATCCCTCCAGGGGCGGCCATATCATCAGGGGTCTCGCTTCGCTCGACGAAGCCGGCCCGATGCACCTCGCTTTCTTCGACAATCTGAAATATGCGGATCAGCTCAAGGCGACCAAGGCCGGCGCGTGCCTGGTGAGCCCGCGCTTCGAGGCCGAGGTGCCGGCGCATGTCGCCGTGTTGCGCGTGGGGCAGCCGTTCCGCGCTTTCGTCAGGATCGCCTGGGAATGGCACGGCGATGCGCTCCGGCCGCAATCCTCGGTCGGCAATGACGGCATCTCGCCGTCGGCCATCATCGACCCCACGGCGCGGCTGGAGGACGGCGTCGTCGTCGACCCTCTCGCCGTGATCGGCCCGGAGGTCGAGATCGGCAGCGGTACGGTGATCGGCGTCGGCGCGGTGATCGGACCCGGCGTCAAGATCGGCCGGGACTGCGATGTCGGCGCCCGCACGGTGATCCAATGTGCGCTGATCGGCAACAACGTCCTGATTCATCCGGGCTGCAGCATCGGCCAGGATGGCTATGGCTTCGTGTTCTTCGGGCCCGAGGGACACCTGAAGGTGCCGCAGACCGGCCGGGTGCTGATCCAGAACGACATCGAGATCGGCGCCGGTACCACCATCGATCGCGGTTCCCTCCGCGACACCGTGATCGGCGAGGGCACCAAAATCGACAATCAGGTCCAGATCGGCCACAATGTGACGATCGGCCGGCACTGCCTGTTGGCCGCCCAGATCGGGCTCGCCGGCAGCCTGACCATTGGCGACAACGTGGCGTTGGGAGCGAAGGTTGGCATCAACAACCACCTCAAGATCGGCGACGGAGCCCAGGTGACGGCCATGAGCGGCGTCAAGGACGACATCCCGGCCGGCGGACGCTGGGGCGGCTTTTTTGCCAAGCCGACCAAGCAGTGGTTCAAGGAGATCATCGCGGTGGAGCGCCTGGTGCACGACAGCAAGGCGGATCGGAAGGACGAGGGACAAGCGTGA
- a CDS encoding phosphatidate cytidylyltransferase — translation MSERDAAPAGSAPASSNLVMRAAAAIVLAPLAIALAYAGGWLWAFLVTLVSIGLFAEWLMVVGAGAVALTAAGTIVLAIIGFCVAFGALKAAVIIGVIGGAVIALLAGGKRVWAASGFAYASAALLASILVRQDPVNGFVALMFVLLVVWATDIGGYFAGRGIGGPKLWPRVSPKKTWAGALGGFTASLVVAGGFGAAGLGKAVPLLLVGAVLSVVSQLGDLFESAVKRRFGVKDSSHLIPGHGGLLDRLDGFVAAILVAWIVGFLRHGVHSAGSGLMVW, via the coding sequence GTGAGCGAACGCGACGCCGCACCGGCGGGCTCGGCGCCGGCCTCAAGCAATCTCGTGATGCGGGCGGCCGCAGCGATCGTGCTGGCGCCGCTCGCGATTGCGCTCGCCTATGCCGGCGGCTGGCTGTGGGCGTTTCTCGTCACCCTGGTGTCGATCGGACTGTTCGCGGAATGGCTCATGGTGGTGGGAGCAGGGGCGGTCGCCCTGACCGCCGCCGGGACGATTGTCCTTGCCATCATCGGGTTCTGCGTCGCCTTTGGCGCGCTCAAAGCCGCCGTCATTATCGGCGTCATCGGGGGCGCGGTGATCGCGTTGCTCGCCGGAGGCAAGCGTGTCTGGGCCGCCTCAGGCTTTGCCTACGCATCGGCTGCGCTGCTCGCCTCGATCCTGGTGCGGCAGGATCCCGTCAATGGCTTCGTCGCGTTGATGTTCGTGCTGCTCGTGGTGTGGGCGACCGATATCGGAGGCTATTTCGCCGGTCGCGGCATTGGCGGACCGAAGCTGTGGCCGCGCGTGAGTCCCAAGAAGACCTGGGCCGGGGCGCTCGGCGGCTTTACGGCCAGCCTTGTGGTTGCGGGCGGCTTTGGCGCCGCCGGGCTCGGAAAGGCGGTTCCGCTTCTGCTCGTCGGCGCCGTGCTGTCCGTGGTCTCGCAACTCGGCGATCTCTTCGAATCCGCAGTGAAGCGGCGCTTCGGTGTCAAGGATTCCAGTCACTTAATTCCCGGCCATGGCGGACTTTTGGACCGCCTGGACGGCTTTGTCGCTGCCATCCTGGTGGCATGGATCGTCGGCTTCCTACGCCATGGTGTGCATAGCGCTGGAAGCGGTCTTATGGTTTGGTGA
- the dxr gene encoding 1-deoxy-D-xylulose-5-phosphate reductoisomerase — protein MSAVPLRNNKAAADAARSVTVLGATGSIGDSTMDLLRSAPERYRVEALTANGNVAALAKLAKEFSARFVAIADTSKLAELKAALAGTGTECGAGESAVIEAAARPADWVMAAVSGAAGLKPALAAVDRGAHVALANKECLVCAGDFFMQRAAKAGACVLPADSEHNALFQALSSGNRDELVRVIITASGGPFRTWKPADIEQATLEQALKHPNWSMGQKITIDSASMMNKGLEVIEASYLFALTPDEIDVLVHPQSIIHGMVEFSDRSVVAQLGAPDMRTPIAHCLGWPDRIKGPAAKLDLAKIGQLTFEAPDFERFPGLRLAYDALRTGKGATTVYNAANEVAVAAFIAGKIRFGAIARLVEATLDDWVRGGNQAPLTSADDAISVDYVARNRAAALLPQIALKAS, from the coding sequence ATGAGCGCAGTTCCTTTGCGTAACAACAAGGCTGCGGCGGACGCCGCGCGCAGCGTGACCGTCCTCGGCGCCACCGGCTCGATCGGTGACAGCACGATGGACCTGCTGCGGTCAGCTCCCGAGCGCTATCGTGTCGAGGCGCTGACGGCGAACGGCAACGTCGCGGCGCTGGCAAAGCTCGCCAAGGAGTTTTCCGCGCGCTTCGTGGCCATCGCGGACACCTCCAAGCTTGCCGAGCTCAAGGCCGCGCTGGCCGGGACCGGCACCGAATGCGGTGCCGGCGAAAGTGCGGTGATCGAAGCCGCCGCGCGTCCGGCCGACTGGGTGATGGCGGCGGTGAGCGGTGCGGCCGGATTGAAGCCGGCGCTTGCTGCGGTCGATCGCGGCGCGCATGTCGCGCTCGCCAACAAGGAGTGCCTCGTCTGCGCCGGCGATTTCTTCATGCAGCGTGCCGCCAAGGCGGGCGCCTGCGTCCTGCCCGCAGATTCCGAGCACAACGCGCTGTTCCAGGCGCTGAGCTCGGGCAATCGCGACGAGCTCGTACGCGTCATCATCACGGCCTCGGGCGGCCCGTTCCGGACTTGGAAGCCCGCCGATATCGAGCAGGCAACGCTCGAGCAGGCCCTGAAGCATCCGAACTGGAGCATGGGCCAGAAGATCACGATCGATTCCGCCTCGATGATGAACAAGGGCCTCGAGGTGATCGAGGCGTCCTATTTGTTCGCGCTGACGCCGGACGAGATCGACGTCCTCGTTCACCCGCAGTCGATCATCCACGGCATGGTCGAATTTTCCGATCGCTCAGTCGTGGCGCAGCTCGGCGCGCCCGACATGCGTACGCCCATCGCCCACTGCCTCGGCTGGCCCGACCGCATCAAGGGACCGGCGGCCAAGCTCGATCTGGCCAAGATCGGCCAGCTCACCTTCGAGGCGCCCGATTTCGAACGCTTCCCCGGACTTCGCCTCGCCTATGATGCGCTCCGGACGGGGAAGGGGGCGACCACGGTCTACAACGCCGCCAATGAGGTCGCGGTCGCTGCCTTCATCGCCGGAAAGATCCGGTTCGGCGCCATCGCGCGGCTGGTCGAAGCCACGCTCGACGACTGGGTCCGCGGCGGGAATCAGGCTCCTCTGACGTCGGCGGACGATGCAATTTCCGTTGACTATGTTGCGCGAAATAGGGCCGCCGCCCTATTGCCTCAAATTGCCTTAAAGGCATCCTAG